A genomic window from Lycium barbarum isolate Lr01 chromosome 4, ASM1917538v2, whole genome shotgun sequence includes:
- the LOC132636177 gene encoding vesicle-associated membrane protein 711 isoform X2, translating into MAILYALVARGSVVLAEHSATSTNASAIARQILEKIPGNNDSNVSYSQDRYIFHVKRTDGLTVLCMADEVAGRRIPFAFLEEIHQRFVRTYGRAVLSAQAYAMNDEFSRVLSQQIEYYSSDPNADRINRLKGEMSQVRNVMIENIDKVLERGDCLELLVDKTANMQGNSFRFRKQARRFRSTVWWRNVKLTTRE; encoded by the exons ATGGCGATATTGTATGCACTGGTAGCGAGGGGATCGGTGGTATTGGCGGAACACAGTGCTACATCGACAAACGCTAGTGCAATAGCGAGGCAGATATTGGAGAAAATACCAGGAAATAATGATTCTAATGTTTCTTATTCACAAGATCGCTATATTTTCCATGTTAAACGTACTGATGGACTCACTGTTCTCTGTATGGCTGATGAGGTTGCCGGAA GGAGAATCCCTTTTGCATTCCTTGAAGAAATTCACCAAAGATTTGTGAGGACCTATGGTCGGGCTGTTCTCTCTGCACAAGCTTATGCCATGAATGATGAATTCTCAAGGGTCCTTAGCCAGCAAATTGAATATTACTCTAGTGATCCAAATGCAGACAGAATAAACAGGCTAAAGGGCGAAATGAGTCAG GTGCGTAATGTCATGATTGAGAATATTGATAAAGTTCTAGAGAGAGGTGACTGCCTGGagttgttggttgataaaactgCTAATATGCAAGGAAACTCTTTCCGATTCAGGAAGCAAGCTCGGCGCTTCAGAAGCACAGTATGGTGGAGAAATGTCAAGCTCAC TACAAGGGAATGA
- the LOC132636177 gene encoding vesicle-associated membrane protein 711 isoform X1 — translation MAILYALVARGSVVLAEHSATSTNASAIARQILEKIPGNNDSNVSYSQDRYIFHVKRTDGLTVLCMADEVAGRRIPFAFLEEIHQRFVRTYGRAVLSAQAYAMNDEFSRVLSQQIEYYSSDPNADRINRLKGEMSQVRNVMIENIDKVLERGDCLELLVDKTANMQGNSFRFRKQARRFRSTVWWRNVKLTVALIFLLLVIIYVVLAFVCHGITLPTCLK, via the exons ATGGCGATATTGTATGCACTGGTAGCGAGGGGATCGGTGGTATTGGCGGAACACAGTGCTACATCGACAAACGCTAGTGCAATAGCGAGGCAGATATTGGAGAAAATACCAGGAAATAATGATTCTAATGTTTCTTATTCACAAGATCGCTATATTTTCCATGTTAAACGTACTGATGGACTCACTGTTCTCTGTATGGCTGATGAGGTTGCCGGAA GGAGAATCCCTTTTGCATTCCTTGAAGAAATTCACCAAAGATTTGTGAGGACCTATGGTCGGGCTGTTCTCTCTGCACAAGCTTATGCCATGAATGATGAATTCTCAAGGGTCCTTAGCCAGCAAATTGAATATTACTCTAGTGATCCAAATGCAGACAGAATAAACAGGCTAAAGGGCGAAATGAGTCAG GTGCGTAATGTCATGATTGAGAATATTGATAAAGTTCTAGAGAGAGGTGACTGCCTGGagttgttggttgataaaactgCTAATATGCAAGGAAACTCTTTCCGATTCAGGAAGCAAGCTCGGCGCTTCAGAAGCACAGTATGGTGGAGAAATGTCAAGCTCAC GGTTGCGTTAATATTCCTTCTCCTCGTGATAATATATGTTGTTTTGGCTTTCGTCTGTCATGGGATAACTCTTCCAACTTGTTTGAAGTAA